The following proteins come from a genomic window of Lycium ferocissimum isolate CSIRO_LF1 unplaced genomic scaffold, AGI_CSIRO_Lferr_CH_V1 ctg12091, whole genome shotgun sequence:
- the LOC132041872 gene encoding uncharacterized protein LOC132041872 isoform X2 produces MTVIEVEAPSPMRYMMGAAVMMMGVVLPLAYMMFRNKRVPSSSSYSKQT; encoded by the coding sequence ATGACAGTGATAGAAGTGGAAGCACCGAGCCCAATGAGGTACATGATGGGAGCAGCAGTAATGATGATGGGGGTAGTATTGCCACTTGCTTATATGATGTTTAGGAACAAACGCGttccttcctcttcttcttaCTCTAAACAGACG
- the LOC132041872 gene encoding uncharacterized protein LOC132041872 isoform X1, with protein sequence MTVIEVEAPSPMRYMMGAAVMMMGVVLPLAYMMFRNKRVPSSSSYSKQTNKVLI encoded by the coding sequence ATGACAGTGATAGAAGTGGAAGCACCGAGCCCAATGAGGTACATGATGGGAGCAGCAGTAATGATGATGGGGGTAGTATTGCCACTTGCTTATATGATGTTTAGGAACAAACGCGttccttcctcttcttcttaCTCTAAACAGAC